Proteins encoded by one window of Glycine soja cultivar W05 chromosome 15, ASM419377v2, whole genome shotgun sequence:
- the LOC114387311 gene encoding uncharacterized protein LOC114387311 produces the protein MPSLFSLHIDSNLTHSSTPRVRIPPLLQPPGRCRTRRTTFALAAAKLLSWLSSPKIQALFSTDTLQIKGGQPPFPRLGFSLSSLMAACPDGSTNDLATTGFSNSLQVNVQHLLQPA, from the exons ATGCCGTCCCTTTTTTCACTTCACATTGACTCTAATCTCACTCACTCTTCAACGCCCCGAGTCCGCATCCCCCCGCTGTTGCAGCCACCAGGTCGTTGTCGCACACGCCGCACCACCTTCGCGTTAGCTGCTGCAAAGTTGCTTTCGTGGCTGTCGTCACCT AAAATACAGGCATTGTTTTCCACGGATACACTTCAGATCAAAGGAGGACAGCCTCCCTTCCCGCGACTG ggtttttctctttcttccctaATGGCGGCATGCCCAGATGGCAGCACCAACGACTTAGCCACCACAGGTTTCTCCAACTCGCTTCAAGTCAATGTTCAACATCTGTTGCAACCTGCCTGA